In one Takifugu flavidus isolate HTHZ2018 chromosome 9, ASM371156v2, whole genome shotgun sequence genomic region, the following are encoded:
- the LOC130531651 gene encoding putative threonylcarbamoyl-AMP synthase, protein MVSPRGITALLVINVFLMVIAAYRNLVLLFLTAVMEVVLICFLLSTLQRLPYPLEVAMLALLSVICIYGALASLMNSTFSQQLLPLGPRLLREEVTKETAAELPCPVANSHLTSSLWTIAALLDEGGVCGIPTDTVYALAASCKNPHAIEKIYNIKDRPAEKPICICISNVEQLVDAKPPFSPLLWEFMRNVYPGGISCIVSKGDWLLRLGVGPAYDRVGTRDSIMIRVPDHTVTGHLCDITGPLAITSANPSGEPDSTHHDMVISRLGHKIQGVLSDGHSNEVVASTVVNCLKINEGTITIVREGCVPAVKVQQVFEKVKNCMM, encoded by the exons ATGGTTTCACCGCGCGGAATCACAGCACTCCTGGTTATCAACGTTTTCCTCATGGTGATCG CAGCCTATAGGAACCTGGTGTTACTGTTTCTAACAGCGGTCATGGAGGTGGTTCTGATCTGCTTCCTGCTTTCTACTCTGCAGCGTCTCCCATATCCACTGGAAG TGGCCATGCTTGCTCTACTGTCAGTAATCTGCATATATGGAGCTCTGGCATCGCTGATGAACAGCACCTtttcacagcagctgctgcccctgggccCTCGCTTACTTAGG GAGGAGGTGACGAAGGAGACCGCTGCAGAGCTGCCATGTCCAGTGGCGAACTCACACCTAACCAGCAGCCTCTGGACCATTGCTGCTCTTCTGGACGAAGGAGGAGTGTGTGGCATCCCCACAGACACGGTCTATGCCCTGGCAGCCTCGTGCAAGAATCCCCATGCTATTGAGAAAATCTACAACATTAAA GACAGACCAGCAGAGAAACCAATCTGCATTTGCATCTCTAATGTGGAACAGTTGGTGGATGCAAAGCCTCCATTCAGTCCTTTACTCTGGGAGTTTATGAGGAACGTCTACCCAGGAGGCATCAGTTGCATTGTCAGCAAAGGAGACTGGCTGCTCAGACTCG GAGTAGGACCGGCTTATGACCGCGTCGGCACCAGGGACAGCATCATGATCCGCGTCCCGGACCACACAGTGACTGGCCACCTTTGTGATATCACTGGTCCCCTCGCAATTACCTCAGCGAATCCCAGTGGAGAGCCAGACAGCACCCACCACGACATGGTCATCAG CCGACTGGGACACAAGATCCAGGGGGTTCTGAGTGATGGACATTCAAATGAAGTTGTTGCGTCCACGGTGGTCAACTGCCTGAAGATCAATGAAG GAACTATCACCATTGTGAGGGAAGGATGTGTCCCTGCCGTGAAGGTCCAGCAGGTTTTTGAGAAAGTGAAAAACTGCATGATGtga
- the LOC130531639 gene encoding TNFAIP3-interacting protein 3-like — protein sequence MTVTSNDQEKLLLLNKNTELRRVNKELMKLNEDWDQVYRSATLSLQQRMAALELENTAIKELNSRLLLRVEHQQCAKEYYEQTLMQELKKNHELQEYVRLLENRVYHPDKECRLDKQDVIQSSASCISSNPTEAANLLHSHASGYDPTSCFPSASGSPEAEQQEEPHSSSSSTRVDGLGDTRQEMQVLKEQLEVLRYQTRIYEAEYETQHNDHKHTLLENRRLRKKREEMRQQVALLQEQLKVYEDDFRRERSDKQILQRLLLKKNPPSKELVLTHRCNNEQQPLGGDKRTKREETRP from the exons ATGACTGTCACCTCCAACGatcaggagaagctgctgctgctcaacaagAACACCGAGCTCCGCAGAGTTAACAAAGag CTGATGAAGCTAAATGAGGACTGGGACCAGGTGTACCGCAGCGCCACGCTGAGTCTTCAGCAAAGAATGGCGGCGTTGGAGCTGGAGAACACGGCCATCAAAGAACTAaacagcaggctgctgctccgaGTGGAACACCAACAG TGTGCTAAAGAGTACTACGAGCAGACGCTAatgcaggagctgaagaagaaccATGAACTGCAGGAATATGTCAGACTGCTGGAGAACCGAGTGTACCACCCCGACAAAGAATGCAGGCTTGACAAACAA GATGTGATTCAGAGCTCCGCATCGTGCATCAGCAGTAATCCCACAGAGGCTGCCAATCTGTTACACAGTCATGCCTCTGGATACGACCCCACATCCTGCTTTCCCTCAGCTTCTGGCAGCCCAGAGGCCGAACAGCAAGAGGaaccccacagcagcagcagcagcacccggGTGGATGGTTTGGGAGACACCAGACAAGAAATGCAGgttttaaaagaacagctggaggtCCTGAGATACCAG ACCCGGATTTACGAAGCTGAATATGAGACACAGCATAAtgaccacaaacacactctgctgGAGAACCGAaggctgaggaagaagagggaggagatgcGCCAACAGGTGGCACTGCTGCAGGAACAG CTCAAGGTTTACGAAGACGATTTCCGACGGGAGCGGTCGGACAAGCAGATTCTGcagcggctgctgctgaagaaaaaTCCCCCCAGCAAAGAGCTGGTGCTGACGCACCGCTGCAATAACGAGCAGCAGCCTCTAGGGGGAGACAAGCGGACAAAGAGGGAAGAGACGCGGCCGTAG
- the LOC130531880 gene encoding uncharacterized protein LOC130531880 — protein MIKLCALNIAVKNVKRVGQSATAANYLLVCLLGVYFGFGRLLSTITHGKIVPPGTSQQSKTGVKTEQNQGCSDVASVGLVMNLLSASVLACPLLGVVPTLFVGHVPWLWTAGVFQLGACVLLYRAMDTLGATFYGFVALLKFAEGYSALLTFYGIQTDSPVPFPVVFSLLFFTLALFSFQKSFLEGLYHLFFVAYCIALAVEPQGFFQAGTQGVQGAIFVVSAGMLSLTAYNMVSTSMVPTGSGYFKALVSRLQGITLRAQDKEQHSPYLGYSKYADAEVLGHACSVLAAFAMTATLGDRNPLSVLVLPWVVVAGGALQLLCGSVAFSRGKSLESTVFILYGMMWTVWGLTRYAGLYGETRGFNLAVGIIGFILFNSLVIVAAMFLNLAWFAYALTFQLILISFLLDALGVLPFGYDIGVTILFGVVSFYCFLAHLFNSTFQVPQIPLGKPLIKLSGIGGGSKVCPHLPARKASSVQQIAEIMKNGGICGMPTDTVYVLVAACNRPEAVVKAYNVKKAAQDRPMSMWISSIKQLEPVRHLLSPLLLDFMEAAWPSSISMVIPRGPWMDIFGLGDAAKHIGTPQSIAIRNPDCTVATYLISQVGPIAVTSANPTGEADTTHHNQVYAKLGNKVDGVLCDGASPENIASTVVDCTKIETGHIGFFRVGIIPKSKVLKIFEEVQRRHQQGQTNPAFEYDLVLPSTQREANPANKA, from the exons ATGATTAAATTGTGCGCCTTAAATATCGCTGTCAAGAACGTAAAAAG GGTTGGACAGTCTGCCACAGCGGCCAACTACCTTCTTGTCTGTCTGCTGGGCGTTTACTTTGGGTTTGGAAGGCTGCTGTCCACCATCACTCACGGCAAAATAGTGCCTCCAGGAACAAGCCAACAGAGCAAAACTGGggtgaaaacagagcagaaccagGGGTGCAGTGACGTGGCGTCAGTAGGTCTGGTAATGAACTTGCTGTCCGCTTCCGTCTTAGCCTGTCCGTTACTGGGCGTGGTCCCCACGCTGTTTGTAGGGCACGTCCCCTGGCTGTGGACGGCTGGAGTCTTTCAGCTCGGGGCCTGTGTCCTCCTCTACAGAGCCATGGACACACTAGGCGCCACTTTTTATGGCTTTGTTGCGTTGCTGAAGTTTGCTGAGGGCTACAGCGCCCTTCTAACCTTCTACGGTATCCAAACTGACTCCCCGGTTCCCTTCCCGGTGGTTTTCTCCCTGCTTTTCTTCACCTTGGCTCTATTTAGTTTCCAGAAGAGTTTTCTAGAGGGACTCTACCACTTGTTTTTTGTTGCTTATTGTATTGCACTTGCGGTCGAGCCTCAAGGCTTCTTCCAAGCAGGCACACAAGGTGTGCAGGGAGCCATATTTGTAGTTTCTGCTGGTATGCTTTCACTTACTGCATACAACATGGTCTCTACTAGCATGGTTCCCACAGGGTCAGGCTATTTCAAGGCGTTAGTGTCCAGGCTGCAGGGGATTACTCTCAGAGCCCAGGATAAAGAGCAGCATTCACCTTACCTGGGCTATTCCAAGTATGCAGATGCAGAGGTGTTGGGCCACGCCTGCAGTGTGCTGGCTGCTTTCGCCATGACGGCCACGTTAGGTGACAGGAACCCACTGTCTGTGTTGGTTCTACCCTGGGTGGTGGTCGCCGGAGGAGCACTCCAGCTGTTGTGCGGTTCTGTTGCATTCTCTCGTGGTAAATCGTTGGAGAGCACAGTTTTTATCCTCTACGGGATGATGTGGACAGTGTGGGGGCTGACGCGATACGCCGGCCTGTACGGTGAAACCAGAGGCTTTAACCTGGCAGTCGGGATCATCGGCTTCATACTGTTTAATAGTTTAGTGATTGTCGCAGCCATGTTTCTAAACCTGGCCTGGTTTGCTTATGCGCTCACCTTTCAACTGATCCTCATCAGCTTCCTCCTGGATGCTTTGGGTGTTCTGCCGTTTGGTTACGACATCGGCGTCACCATCCTCTTTGGTGTAGtcagtttttattgtttcctgGCACACCTTTTCAACAGCACTTTCCAGGTGCCACAGATACCCCTGGGGAAGCCTTTAATTAAGCTGAGTGGGATAGGGGGGGGTTCAAAGGTCTGTCCTCATCTTCCGGCCCGAAAGGCCTCGTCCGTGCAGCAAATCGCAG AAATCATGAAAAATGGCGGCATATGTGGAATGCCCACCGACACCGTCTATGTGCTGGTGGCTGCTTGCAACAGGCCTGAAGCAGTCGTCAAAGCTTACAA CGTGAAGAAGGCGGCGCAGGACCGACCCATGTCCATGTGGATCTCCTCCATCAAGCAGCTGGAGCCGGTGCGGCACCTTCTGAGCCCTCTGCTCCTGGACTTCATGGAGGCTGCATGGCCATCCTCCATTAGCATGGTCATCCCCAGAG GGCCGTGGATGGACATCTTTGGCTTGGGGGACGCTGCCAAGCACATAGGGACTCCACAAAGCATTGCTATCAGGAACCCAGACTGCACTGTGGCCACATACCTCATCAGTc AGGTGGGCCCAATTGCTGTAACCTCGGCAAACCCCACAGGCGAAGCAGACACAACTCACCACAACCAGGTTTATGCCAAACTCGGCAACAAG GTGGACGGAGTGTTGTGTGATGGGGCCTCCCCAGAGAACATTGCGTCCACGGTGGTTGACTGTACGAAGATCGAAACGGGCCACATTGGTTTCTTCAGAGTGGGAATTATTCCTAAATCAAAG gtgcTTAAAATCTTCGAGGAAGTTCAAAGGAGGCACCAACAGGGGCAGACAAATCCTGCTTTTGAGTATGATCTGGTTCTGCCGTCCACACAAAGGGAGGCAAATCCAGCAAACAAGGCCTGA
- the LOC130531602 gene encoding uncharacterized protein LOC130531602, which produces MVQVNVEVKGLNGAFYEAQIKSISEKLLAVVYENNPQEEVEVYCDSVRLPPPNFSFNVAVGDEVEVFSRLCDQEPFGWWQARITMIIGEWYLIEYKDGFQEFVKSGSIRNKNTNTFCTIEMLVQIFWSEEPTVRLQKKQCHAQPETEDKGCQTEADDAHPTECSGPSDQRAHATFNSSLQHQNCPSSEAHGGQPPDSGEHTEELWQSDEDQPVWTLKFDPKPPKASKSARRRRRNGQRQLRDYTMDDEYDDEEIRMTPQGLCLFRLFGSRWVAMA; this is translated from the exons ATGGTTCAAGTCAACGTTGAAGTAAAAGGGCTGAACGGCGCCTTCTACGAG GCCCAAATCAAGTCCATTTCTGAAAAGCTACTGGCAGTAGTTTATGAAAACAA TCCACAGGAGGAAGTTGAGGTATATTGTGACTCTGTGCGGCTGCCTCCTCCAAATTTTTCCTTTAACGTGGCTGTTGGagatgaggtggag GTTTTCTCCAGGCTTTGTGATCAGGAACCATTTGGCTGGTGGCAGGCACGGATCACAATGATTATAGGAGAG TGGTACCTGATTGAATACAAGGATGGATTCCAGGAATTTGTCAAATCAGGGTCCATCAGAAATAAGAACACGAACACTTTCTGCACCATAGAAATGCTCGTGCAGATCTTCTGGTCAGAAGAACCAACAGTCAGACTGCAG AAGAAGCAGTGCCATGCACAACCAGAGACTGAGGATAAGGGCTGTCAGACTGAAGCCGATGACGCTCACCCAACGGAATGTTCTGGTCCCAGCGATCAAAGGGCCCACGCGACATTCAATAGCAGCTTGCAACACCAGAACTGTCCGAGCAGTGAGGCCCACGGCGGTCAGCCACCAGACTCCG GCGAACACACTGAAGAACTGTGGCAATCCGACGAAGACCAGCCAGTCTGGACTCTGAAAT TTGATCCCAAGCCTCCAAAGGCCAGCAAATCCGCCCGTCGTCGTCGTCGCAACGGCCAGCGTCAACTGCGTGATTACACAATGGATGATGAGTACGATGACGAAGAAATTAGGATGACCCCACAGGGACTCTGCCTATTCAGATTGTTTGGCAGCCGATGGGTGGCAATGGCCtaa
- the LOC130531601 gene encoding uncharacterized protein LOC130531601 isoform X1 — protein MALRTVGRCLWNFQRNHSKAQIKSISEKLLAVVYENNPQEEVEVYCDSVRLPPPNFSFNVAVGDEVEVFSRLSDKEPFGWWQARIKMIIGEWYLIEYKDGFQEFVKSGSIRNQNKNTFCTIEMLVQIFWSEEPTVRLQKEQCHAQPETEDKGCQTEADDGHPTKCAGPSEQRAHATLNSSLQHQNCPSSEAHGGQPPDSGEHTEELWQSDEDQPVWTLKFDPKPPKASKSARRRRRNGQRQLRDYTMDDEYDDEEIRMTPQGLCLFRLFGSRWVAMA, from the exons ATGGCGCTTCGGACAGTGGGAAGGTGTCTGTGGAACTTTCAGAGAAACCATTCTAAG GCCCAAATCAAGTCCATTTCTGAAAAGCTACTGGCAGTAGTTTATGAAAACAA TCCACAGGAGGAAGTTGAGGTGTATTGCGACTCTGTGCGGCTGCCTCCTCCAAATTTTTCCTTTAACGTGGCTGTTGGagatgaggtggag GTTTTCTCCAGGCTCAGTGATAAGGAACCATTTGGCTGGTGGCAGGCACGGATCAAAATGATTATAGGAGAG TGGTACCTGATTGAATACAAGGATGGATTCCAGGAGTTCGTCAAATCAGGGTCCATCAGGAATCAGAATAAGAACACTTTCTGCACCATAGAAATGCTCGTGCAGATCTTCTGGTCAGAAGAACCAACAGTCAGACTGCAG AAGGAGCAGTGCCATGCCCAACCAGAGACCGAGGATAAGGGCTGTCAGACTGAAGCCGATGACGGTCACCCAACGAAATGTGCTGGTCCCAGCGAGCAAAGGGCCCACGCGACATTAAACAGCAGCTTGCAACACCAGAACTGTCCGAGCAGTGAGGCCCACGGCGGTCAGCCACCAGACTCCG GCGAACACACTGAAGAACTGTGGCAATCCGACGAAGACCAGCCGGTCTGGACTCTGAAAT TTGATCCCAAGCCTCCAAAGGCCAGCAAATCCGCCCGTCGTCGTCGTCGCAACGGCCAGCGTCAACTGCGTGATTACACAATGGATGATGAGTACGATGATGAAGAAATTAGGATGACCCCACAGGGACTCTGCCTATTCCGATTGTTTGGCAGCCGATGGGTGGCAATGGCCtaa
- the LOC130531601 gene encoding fragile X messenger ribonucleoprotein 1 homolog isoform X2: MVQVNVEVKGLNGAFYEAQIKSISEKLLAVVYENNPQEEVEVYCDSVRLPPPNFSFNVAVGDEVEVFSRLSDKEPFGWWQARIKMIIGEWYLIEYKDGFQEFVKSGSIRNQNKNTFCTIEMLVQIFWSEEPTVRLQKEQCHAQPETEDKGCQTEADDGHPTKCAGPSEQRAHATLNSSLQHQNCPSSEAHGGQPPDSGEHTEELWQSDEDQPVWTLKFDPKPPKASKSARRRRRNGQRQLRDYTMDDEYDDEEIRMTPQGLCLFRLFGSRWVAMA; encoded by the exons ATGGTTCAAGTCAACGTTGAAGTAAAAGGGCTGAACGGCGCCTTCTACGAG GCCCAAATCAAGTCCATTTCTGAAAAGCTACTGGCAGTAGTTTATGAAAACAA TCCACAGGAGGAAGTTGAGGTGTATTGCGACTCTGTGCGGCTGCCTCCTCCAAATTTTTCCTTTAACGTGGCTGTTGGagatgaggtggag GTTTTCTCCAGGCTCAGTGATAAGGAACCATTTGGCTGGTGGCAGGCACGGATCAAAATGATTATAGGAGAG TGGTACCTGATTGAATACAAGGATGGATTCCAGGAGTTCGTCAAATCAGGGTCCATCAGGAATCAGAATAAGAACACTTTCTGCACCATAGAAATGCTCGTGCAGATCTTCTGGTCAGAAGAACCAACAGTCAGACTGCAG AAGGAGCAGTGCCATGCCCAACCAGAGACCGAGGATAAGGGCTGTCAGACTGAAGCCGATGACGGTCACCCAACGAAATGTGCTGGTCCCAGCGAGCAAAGGGCCCACGCGACATTAAACAGCAGCTTGCAACACCAGAACTGTCCGAGCAGTGAGGCCCACGGCGGTCAGCCACCAGACTCCG GCGAACACACTGAAGAACTGTGGCAATCCGACGAAGACCAGCCGGTCTGGACTCTGAAAT TTGATCCCAAGCCTCCAAAGGCCAGCAAATCCGCCCGTCGTCGTCGTCGCAACGGCCAGCGTCAACTGCGTGATTACACAATGGATGATGAGTACGATGATGAAGAAATTAGGATGACCCCACAGGGACTCTGCCTATTCCGATTGTTTGGCAGCCGATGGGTGGCAATGGCCtaa